In a single window of the Bradyrhizobium erythrophlei genome:
- a CDS encoding DUF3489 domain-containing protein has product MTKPKSKPKAATRPTARKPAKPTSRKPPASPKSATRPGTKHAHIVAMLRAPAGATIAAMMAATEWQQHSVRGFLAGVIRKKLGLNLVSEQTDKGRVYRIRDGKASPAAMNRAKQAA; this is encoded by the coding sequence ATGACCAAGCCCAAATCCAAGCCGAAGGCTGCGACCCGCCCAACCGCCCGAAAGCCCGCCAAGCCCACGTCGCGCAAGCCGCCCGCATCACCCAAGTCGGCAACGCGGCCCGGCACCAAGCACGCCCATATCGTTGCCATGCTGCGTGCCCCGGCAGGCGCAACAATCGCTGCGATGATGGCCGCAACCGAATGGCAGCAGCATTCAGTGCGCGGCTTTCTTGCCGGTGTCATCCGCAAGAAGCTCGGGCTCAACCTTGTTTCAGAGCAGACCGATAAGGGTCGGGTGTACCGCATCAGGGATGGCAAAGCTTCGCCTGCAGCCATGAACCGGGCTAAGCAGGCGGCCTGA
- a CDS encoding DUF2924 domain-containing protein: protein MQQKRRNGRTTKTSVGDEIAHLRGLDLRGLRARWQSVFQRPAPAHLTRHLLFAVIAYRLQADRFGDLDHETKQVLDRTVAKEAGPAMSARLASFDQKRTELTPGTVLVREWDRRSQRVMVMADGFAWNGQTYDSLSKVAFAITGTRWNGPRFFGLRDKEDRSAMEVRP from the coding sequence ATGCAGCAGAAACGTCGCAATGGTCGCACGACCAAAACGTCTGTTGGGGACGAGATCGCGCATTTGCGCGGTCTTGATCTCAGGGGATTACGCGCACGCTGGCAGAGTGTCTTCCAGAGACCGGCCCCTGCTCATCTGACCCGGCATCTGTTGTTTGCGGTCATCGCCTATCGGCTCCAGGCCGATCGTTTTGGCGACCTCGATCACGAGACCAAGCAGGTGCTGGATCGAACCGTTGCGAAGGAAGCAGGACCAGCCATGTCCGCCCGACTGGCCAGCTTCGACCAGAAGCGGACTGAGCTTACCCCCGGCACGGTTCTGGTCCGGGAATGGGATAGACGGTCGCAGCGGGTGATGGTGATGGCCGACGGCTTTGCCTGGAACGGCCAGACCTATGACAGCCTCTCCAAGGTCGCCTTCGCCATCACCGGCACCAGGTGGAATGGTCCGCGCTTCTTTGGACTGAGAGATAAAGAGGATCGGTCGGCCATGGAGGTCCGGCCATGA
- a CDS encoding chromosome segregation protein SMC → MLALSDGGPSRPPGLNKLLASQKVDPIIRGYTLRDFVENQSPELRYAEIAGWLQLSPLVEIQKNLRILRQQIKADAEDQTPNTQINTQVAKATARAITTWDDAAVLDYANGLLVPLDTTLKMAALDRADPTFAIIAARAAAEESELGISGLRQLAVAIEAVYAVSIDQSSGDSQITGAIPIFEAAVATKLEAATREAAERDKAANAIFAAVWNAAEPLFQDGAPSVDACPVCATPVDKTASGSMAGIRDHISQHKSELEAYASAKDSLDDALRRVATAHSALTANLRVLHPLIPESEQDCRAAEEVYEATIKQWRDMPAPDSAALKTLLNTLLVAVETKISEIQLRQGDNTYSKALAKIESLLEIKAQRQLQTRVTEELEKLRSALNEQATFISTEIRKKVQALLDLLREPTNLLYKSIQGSDAALVRLELPPEDETNQQRLALLIDFSPERQGVPPSGYLSDSQIHSLALALRLAAIRTFNTGAPIAILDDIVTSYDADHRRAIAAMIAENLTDLQIIITTHDQRFFSYLKDQLPQAPWAFTQIIRLEREYGPRFSHHKISDEMIEARWSNGQSAANEMRQAEEEWLLDRCREFGVDVRIREVDRVYSHERSELALALATYLKGTGLKPPDVPGVANRFLVSVQKGEIENFGSHFQDSPYGDGSIGDEKARWAEFKYFRDHFVCPTCKRTKFKRPIALKKPVCAHGSCETQFAFPGAAAAG, encoded by the coding sequence ATGCTCGCGCTCAGTGACGGGGGACCTTCGCGGCCTCCCGGCCTTAACAAACTGCTGGCAAGTCAGAAGGTCGATCCGATTATCCGTGGATATACCCTTCGCGATTTCGTCGAAAACCAATCTCCCGAACTGCGATATGCCGAGATCGCGGGCTGGCTGCAGTTGTCCCCGCTCGTCGAAATTCAAAAAAATCTACGGATACTGCGCCAACAGATCAAAGCGGACGCCGAGGATCAGACTCCGAACACTCAGATCAATACGCAGGTTGCAAAAGCGACCGCGCGGGCGATCACCACTTGGGACGACGCCGCCGTTCTTGATTATGCCAACGGATTGCTCGTTCCCCTCGACACAACCCTGAAAATGGCGGCGCTCGACCGCGCGGATCCGACGTTCGCAATCATAGCAGCGCGGGCGGCAGCCGAAGAAAGTGAGCTCGGTATTTCGGGCTTGCGGCAGCTCGCGGTGGCGATTGAGGCCGTCTATGCAGTTTCGATTGACCAAAGCAGCGGCGACAGTCAAATCACGGGCGCTATCCCCATATTCGAAGCAGCTGTGGCAACAAAGCTTGAGGCCGCGACTCGGGAGGCCGCGGAACGAGACAAAGCCGCAAATGCGATTTTCGCAGCCGTTTGGAACGCTGCCGAGCCCCTATTCCAGGACGGCGCGCCGTCGGTTGATGCCTGTCCTGTATGCGCCACGCCCGTCGACAAAACGGCTTCAGGAAGCATGGCGGGAATACGCGATCATATCAGCCAGCATAAATCGGAGCTTGAGGCCTACGCGTCGGCCAAGGACAGCCTCGACGATGCGTTGCGCCGCGTCGCGACAGCTCACAGCGCTCTAACTGCGAACCTCAGAGTGCTTCATCCGCTCATCCCTGAATCTGAGCAGGATTGCCGCGCGGCGGAAGAAGTTTACGAGGCGACGATCAAGCAGTGGCGCGATATGCCCGCACCAGACAGCGCAGCGCTGAAGACGCTTTTGAACACACTTCTGGTAGCCGTCGAGACCAAAATTTCCGAAATTCAGCTGCGCCAGGGCGACAATACCTATTCGAAGGCGCTCGCAAAGATCGAAAGCCTTCTCGAAATCAAGGCGCAGAGGCAATTACAGACGCGCGTGACCGAGGAGCTCGAAAAGCTGCGTTCCGCGCTAAACGAGCAGGCAACATTTATTTCCACGGAGATCAGGAAAAAGGTTCAAGCGTTGCTCGATCTGCTTCGCGAGCCCACAAACCTGCTCTACAAAAGCATTCAGGGTAGCGATGCCGCTCTTGTGCGGCTCGAATTGCCACCGGAGGACGAAACGAACCAGCAGCGGCTGGCCCTGCTGATCGACTTTTCACCGGAGCGGCAGGGAGTGCCCCCTTCAGGCTACCTGAGCGATTCACAAATTCACTCGCTCGCGCTGGCCTTACGGCTTGCGGCGATCCGGACGTTCAATACCGGCGCTCCCATTGCGATCCTCGACGACATTGTCACTTCCTACGATGCCGACCATCGGCGCGCCATCGCTGCCATGATCGCGGAAAACCTGACAGACCTCCAGATCATTATCACCACGCATGACCAAAGGTTTTTCAGTTACTTGAAGGATCAACTGCCGCAAGCCCCATGGGCCTTCACTCAAATTATCCGACTGGAGCGGGAATATGGTCCCCGTTTCAGCCATCATAAAATATCCGACGAAATGATCGAGGCCAGGTGGAGCAATGGGCAGTCGGCTGCCAACGAAATGCGCCAGGCAGAGGAGGAATGGCTTCTTGACCGCTGCCGCGAATTTGGCGTCGACGTTCGAATCCGGGAGGTAGATCGGGTTTATAGTCACGAGAGGAGCGAGCTAGCCCTCGCGCTGGCGACCTATTTAAAGGGCACCGGTCTTAAGCCGCCGGATGTCCCCGGGGTTGCTAATCGCTTTCTTGTCAGTGTTCAGAAGGGCGAGATCGAAAATTTCGGCAGCCATTTTCAGGACAGCCCCTATGGTGACGGATCAATAGGCGACGAAAAAGCGCGCTGGGCCGAATTTAAATATTTCCGCGACCATTTCGTTTGCCCGACTTGCAAGCGGACCAAATTCAAACGTCCGATCGCACTTAAGAAGCCTGTTTGCGCTCATGGCAGCTGCGAAACACAGTTCGCGTTTCCTGGAGCCGCAGCGGCCGGTTAG